From Pusillibacter faecalis, one genomic window encodes:
- the tuf gene encoding elongation factor Tu: protein MAKQKFERTKPHVNIGTIGHVDHGKTTLTAAITKWLSLQGKAQFEAYDSIDKAPEEKERGITINTAHVEYETEARHYAHVDCPGHADYIKNMITGAAQMDGAILVIAATDGPMAQTKEHILLARQVGVPAIVVFLNKCDQVDDEELLELVEMEVRETLSNYEFPGDDIPVIKGSALNALVSESTDPNAPEYACIKELMDAVDSYIPTPPRDDSLPFLMPVEDVFTISGRGTVATGRVERGQLKLSEEVEIVGLMDEKKKTVVTGIEMFHKLLDYAEAGDNIGALLRGVDRNGIERGQVLAKPGSIHPHTKFKGQVYVLSKDEGGRHTPFFNNYRPQFYFRTTDVTGVITLPEGTEMCMPGDNVEMSVELITPIAIEKGLRFAIREGGRTVGSGAVTEVEEK from the coding sequence ATGGCGAAGCAGAAATTTGAAAGAACTAAGCCCCATGTAAACATTGGCACCATCGGTCACGTGGACCATGGCAAGACCACCCTGACCGCCGCTATCACCAAGTGGCTGTCTCTGCAGGGCAAGGCTCAGTTCGAGGCCTATGACAGCATTGATAAGGCTCCCGAGGAGAAGGAGCGCGGCATTACCATCAACACCGCTCACGTGGAGTATGAGACGGAGGCCCGTCACTATGCCCACGTGGACTGCCCGGGCCACGCCGACTATATCAAGAACATGATCACCGGCGCTGCTCAGATGGATGGCGCCATCCTGGTCATTGCCGCTACCGACGGCCCCATGGCTCAGACGAAGGAGCACATCCTGCTGGCCCGTCAGGTGGGCGTGCCCGCCATCGTGGTGTTCCTGAACAAGTGCGATCAGGTGGACGACGAGGAGCTGCTGGAGCTGGTGGAGATGGAGGTCCGTGAGACCCTGTCCAACTATGAGTTCCCCGGTGATGACATCCCCGTGATCAAGGGCTCCGCGCTGAACGCGCTGGTTTCTGAGTCCACGGACCCCAATGCTCCCGAGTATGCCTGCATCAAGGAGCTGATGGACGCTGTTGACAGCTATATCCCCACTCCTCCCCGTGACGATTCTCTGCCCTTCCTGATGCCCGTTGAGGACGTGTTCACCATCTCCGGCCGCGGCACTGTCGCCACCGGCCGTGTGGAGCGTGGCCAGCTGAAGCTCTCCGAGGAAGTGGAGATCGTCGGCCTGATGGACGAGAAGAAGAAGACCGTTGTTACTGGTATCGAGATGTTCCACAAGCTGCTGGATTACGCTGAGGCCGGCGACAACATCGGCGCGCTGCTGCGTGGTGTGGATCGTAACGGCATCGAGCGCGGCCAGGTTCTGGCCAAGCCCGGCTCCATCCATCCCCACACCAAGTTCAAGGGCCAGGTGTACGTCCTGTCCAAGGATGAGGGTGGCCGTCACACTCCGTTCTTCAACAACTATCGTCCTCAGTTCTATTTCCGTACCACGGACGTGACCGGTGTCATCACCCTGCCTGAGGGCACTGAGATGTGCATGCCCGGCGATAACGTGGAGATGAGCGTTGAGCTGATCACCCCCATCGCCATTGAGAAGGGACTGCGCTTCGCTATCCGCGAGGGTGGCCGTACCGTCGGTTCCGGTGCTGTGACCGAGGTCGAGGAGAAGTAA